In Arsenophonus sp. aPb, one DNA window encodes the following:
- a CDS encoding flagellar hook-length control protein FliK, producing MIDTSLTFTANGHASNQPLSSSHSDNFAQLLTNHSSPAKEQSVTDNADSAIEQQGNTLSALNDFLTEESSSQIDQATAQSDNPQFSPLTANQFIDQLPIQLAEVATQLRLENDRTTLADETAEQAIIEQLANNIDNNDEKLRLKSHTQLATVASHSSAIEYPLANLSAPFNEQATSQSLPLQPAIQSNINMATLTNTAENPELISLSPSNNNAIPLTTLSANPATLTHSMTASVNAIALTTPIDQPEWGQKFSEQLVMLSRHGSQQAELRLHPEELGSLQIQLKIFDDKAQLSVVTANQQVRQIIESNLTQLRHALSEQGIQLGQTHVGEQHNGQNNPPDNQPATPQSSITTKPHEQESDSSLTQVRQSNQAQITTGIDVFA from the coding sequence ATGATAGACACATCGCTAACATTCACCGCTAATGGGCACGCTTCTAACCAACCATTATCATCATCGCATTCAGACAATTTTGCGCAGCTGTTAACTAACCATTCATCGCCGGCAAAAGAACAAAGCGTAACAGATAATGCTGACTCAGCGATTGAACAACAGGGAAATACCTTATCTGCTCTCAATGACTTTTTAACTGAGGAAAGCAGCAGCCAAATTGATCAAGCAACAGCACAGTCAGATAACCCGCAATTTTCGCCATTAACCGCTAATCAATTTATTGACCAATTACCGATCCAACTGGCAGAGGTAGCAACACAGCTACGGCTGGAAAATGACCGTACCACACTAGCCGATGAAACAGCTGAACAAGCAATTATTGAACAATTAGCTAATAATATTGACAATAACGATGAAAAGCTTCGTTTAAAATCGCATACTCAGCTGGCAACAGTCGCAAGCCATAGTTCTGCAATCGAATACCCGCTGGCCAATTTATCCGCCCCCTTTAATGAACAAGCAACATCACAATCTCTGCCATTACAACCGGCCATACAATCTAATATCAATATGGCAACCCTGACTAATACGGCAGAAAACCCAGAATTAATTAGTCTATCGCCAAGCAATAATAATGCGATCCCTTTAACCACTTTGTCAGCCAATCCAGCCACATTAACTCACTCAATGACGGCTAGCGTCAATGCTATTGCTTTGACTACACCGATTGATCAGCCGGAGTGGGGACAAAAGTTTAGTGAGCAGCTCGTAATGCTCAGTCGCCATGGCTCACAACAAGCCGAATTACGTCTTCATCCTGAAGAATTAGGTAGCCTACAAATTCAACTTAAAATTTTCGACGATAAAGCACAACTGTCAGTGGTAACCGCTAATCAACAAGTTCGCCAGATTATTGAAAGCAATCTAACACAGTTACGTCATGCGCTATCAGAACAAGGCATACAACTGGGACAAACACATGTTGGCGAGCAACATAACGGGCAAAATAATCCGCCAGATAATCAGCCTGCAACACCGCAATCATCAATAACTACTAAGCCCCATGAACAAGAGAGTGATAGTTCATTAACTCAAGTCCGGCAAAGTAACCAGGCACAAATAACCACCGGTATTGATGTATTTGCTTAA
- the fliJ gene encoding flagellar export protein FliJ: MKATDSFTLLRDLSHNDSNQAAIQLSHIRHQHQQMQQQLTQLLQYQDEYRQQLNSMLHQGTSSAILQNYQQFLLTLEQAITQHQQHLVEWQQRETSAEKNWQGKQQKTNAFSKLQQRSERLQKKRAERLEQKQMDEMAQQAVLRTS, from the coding sequence ATGAAAGCAACTGATTCCTTCACACTATTACGTGATTTAAGCCATAACGATAGCAACCAGGCGGCGATACAACTGTCGCATATTCGCCATCAACATCAACAAATGCAACAACAACTGACACAATTGCTACAGTATCAGGATGAATATCGCCAACAACTTAATAGCATGCTCCACCAAGGCACCTCTTCGGCAATATTACAAAATTATCAGCAGTTTTTGCTGACCCTTGAACAAGCAATCACGCAACATCAGCAACATTTAGTTGAATGGCAACAACGAGAAACAAGTGCAGAAAAAAATTGGCAAGGCAAACAGCAAAAAACCAATGCCTTCAGTAAGCTACAACAACGTAGTGAACGTTTACAAAAAAAACGCGCTGAACGCCTGGAACAAAAACAAATGGATGAAATGGCCCAACAAGCCGTTTTAAGGACATCATAA
- the fliI gene encoding flagellar protein export ATPase FliI has product MTAKLARWLGRIDSFEQQLSQLAPVRHYGKLTRVTGLVLEATGLQMPLGANCLIKRQHQAVSDEITCEVVGFNGHKMLLMPYQDLAGIVPGAQVYHPSASDKQQNSGQQFPLGPALLGRVLDGFGEPLDGKPLPTIDSFASLVTAPINPLQRESINLPLDVGVRAINSLLTVGRGQRMGLFAGSGVGKSILLGMMARYTQADVIVVGLIGERGREVKDFIENILGPEGLQRSVVIAAPADVSPLLRLQGATYATRIAEDFRDRGLNVLLIMDSLTRYAMAQREIALAIGEPPATKGYPPSVFAKLPALIERAGNGIQGSGSITAFYTVLTEGDDQQDPIADSARAILDGHIVLSRSLAESGHYPAIDIEASISRAMNTLVDKNHFYQAQQFKQLLSRYQRNQDLINVGAYAVGSDPILDQAIQLYPHLQQFLRQDCDEYCSKESAYQQLCQLFPTANTENH; this is encoded by the coding sequence ATGACCGCCAAACTTGCCCGTTGGTTAGGCCGAATTGACAGCTTTGAACAGCAGCTTAGCCAGCTAGCGCCAGTGCGCCATTATGGCAAATTAACCCGCGTGACAGGTTTAGTGTTAGAAGCAACCGGTCTGCAAATGCCGTTAGGGGCAAACTGTCTAATAAAACGCCAACATCAAGCAGTCAGTGACGAGATCACGTGCGAAGTGGTCGGCTTTAATGGCCATAAAATGCTATTAATGCCTTATCAGGATCTTGCAGGCATTGTACCGGGCGCTCAAGTCTATCATCCTTCAGCTTCAGACAAGCAACAAAACAGTGGTCAACAATTCCCTCTTGGCCCTGCACTACTGGGTCGCGTTCTGGATGGTTTTGGTGAACCATTAGATGGCAAACCCTTGCCAACCATAGACAGCTTTGCTTCGCTAGTTACTGCACCAATTAACCCCTTACAACGAGAATCGATTAACCTGCCACTTGATGTCGGGGTAAGAGCGATTAATAGTTTACTAACGGTAGGTCGCGGCCAACGGATGGGATTATTTGCCGGCTCTGGAGTTGGTAAAAGTATTTTATTAGGCATGATGGCACGCTATACCCAAGCTGACGTGATCGTAGTTGGCCTGATCGGTGAGCGCGGCCGAGAAGTTAAAGACTTTATTGAAAATATTCTCGGCCCTGAGGGGTTACAGCGCTCGGTAGTTATCGCCGCTCCCGCTGATGTCTCACCACTTTTACGTTTACAAGGCGCAACTTACGCCACCCGAATTGCCGAAGACTTTCGCGATCGCGGTTTGAACGTGTTACTGATTATGGATTCATTAACCCGTTATGCCATGGCACAACGTGAAATCGCATTAGCGATCGGTGAACCGCCAGCCACTAAGGGTTATCCACCTTCTGTGTTTGCCAAATTACCGGCCCTGATAGAGCGTGCCGGTAATGGCATACAAGGTAGTGGTAGTATCACCGCTTTTTATACCGTACTAACAGAGGGTGATGATCAACAAGATCCGATTGCCGATTCAGCGCGTGCTATTTTAGACGGTCACATTGTACTGTCACGTAGCCTAGCAGAATCTGGCCATTATCCAGCTATCGATATCGAAGCTTCCATCAGCCGGGCAATGAACACTCTGGTGGATAAAAACCATTTTTATCAGGCTCAACAGTTCAAACAACTATTATCTCGTTATCAGCGTAATCAAGATCTGATTAATGTTGGCGCTTATGCTGTTGGTAGTGACCCGATTCTTGATCAGGCCATCCAGCTTTATCCCCATTTGCAACAATTTTTACGCCAAGATTGCGATGAGTATTGTTCAAAGGAGAGTGCCTATCAACAACTTTGTCAGTTATTTCCGACAGCTAATACTGAAAATCACTAA
- the fliH gene encoding flagellar assembly protein FliH, whose translation MSKKSLSPWQPWLPDEITLWPGLNPVINNQHVASDTPLAEQSEKDVLAQINQLDDLKAQAKEIGYQEGYAAGQQAGLTDGQQQGYQAGYQQGLAEGHQAGANDAKNEMAAITQQWQALLTEFRHSLEGLDSFIASRLMQIALQAARQVLGQPAVCDGSALLSQISHFLQQDPLLAGRPQLQVNPNDMALVESQLGDTLTANGWRLIAVPELHRYGCKISAENSELDASLETRWLELCQLIMPEKCP comes from the coding sequence ATGTCTAAAAAATCGCTCTCACCATGGCAGCCCTGGCTGCCAGACGAAATTACCCTTTGGCCAGGTTTAAATCCTGTGATCAATAATCAGCATGTTGCCAGTGATACGCCATTAGCTGAACAGAGTGAAAAAGATGTTTTAGCGCAAATCAATCAACTGGATGACTTAAAAGCGCAAGCCAAAGAAATCGGCTATCAAGAAGGTTACGCGGCTGGACAACAAGCTGGTTTGACGGATGGTCAACAACAAGGATACCAGGCCGGTTATCAGCAAGGTTTAGCTGAAGGCCATCAGGCAGGTGCTAATGATGCCAAAAATGAGATGGCTGCTATCACCCAACAATGGCAAGCGCTATTAACTGAGTTTCGTCACTCCTTAGAAGGATTAGACAGTTTCATTGCTTCTCGTTTAATGCAGATTGCCCTGCAGGCTGCTCGTCAAGTATTAGGGCAACCGGCGGTTTGTGATGGTAGCGCATTATTGAGCCAAATTAGTCATTTTCTGCAACAAGATCCGCTATTGGCTGGCCGTCCTCAACTACAAGTTAATCCAAATGATATGGCACTGGTTGAATCACAACTAGGTGATACCTTAACCGCTAATGGCTGGCGTCTGATCGCGGTGCCAGAGCTGCATCGATATGGTTGCAAAATTAGCGCTGAAAATAGTGAATTGGATGCCAGTTTAGAAACCCGCTGGCTTGAGCTTTGTCAGTTGATTATGCCGGAGAAATGTCCATGA
- the fliG gene encoding flagellar motor switch protein FliG produces MSLSGTEKSAVMLMSVGEEQAAEIFKHLNSREVQKLSVAMSSLRQISNQELSDVLAEFEENAIQYAAINVNTNDYLRSVLVKALGEERANTLLEDIFETKETATGIDTLNFMEPQMAADMIRDEHPQIIATILVHLKREQAADVLALFDEKLRNDVMLRIATFGGVQPSALAELTEVLNNLLDGQNIKRSKMGGVRTAAEIINLMKSQQEEVVISAVKEYDDELAQKIIDEMFLFENLIEMDNRSMQRLLQEVENDSLVIALKGCEQNLRDHFLNNMSRRAAEIMRDDLASRGPVHLPQVEAEQKAILFIVRRLAENGEIVMNGGEETYV; encoded by the coding sequence ATGAGTCTTAGTGGAACAGAAAAAAGTGCAGTGATGCTAATGTCAGTGGGTGAAGAACAAGCCGCTGAAATCTTTAAACACTTAAATAGCCGTGAAGTGCAAAAATTAAGTGTGGCTATGTCAAGCTTACGCCAAATCTCTAACCAGGAATTGTCGGATGTATTGGCCGAATTTGAAGAAAATGCCATTCAATATGCAGCTATTAACGTTAATACCAATGATTACCTGCGTTCAGTATTAGTCAAAGCATTGGGTGAAGAGCGTGCCAATACCTTGTTGGAGGATATTTTTGAAACCAAAGAGACCGCTACCGGTATCGATACGCTGAACTTTATGGAGCCGCAGATGGCGGCTGATATGATCCGGGATGAACATCCACAAATTATTGCCACCATTTTAGTGCATTTAAAGCGTGAACAAGCGGCCGACGTGTTAGCTTTATTTGATGAAAAACTACGTAATGATGTCATGTTAAGAATTGCTACCTTTGGTGGCGTACAACCCTCCGCTTTAGCTGAGTTGACTGAGGTGCTGAATAACCTACTTGATGGGCAAAATATTAAGCGTAGTAAAATGGGTGGCGTGCGTACTGCCGCTGAAATCATCAACTTGATGAAAAGTCAGCAAGAAGAGGTGGTTATTAGCGCAGTTAAAGAGTATGACGATGAATTGGCACAAAAAATTATCGACGAAATGTTCTTGTTTGAAAATCTTATTGAAATGGACAATCGTTCTATGCAGCGTCTGTTGCAAGAAGTGGAAAACGATTCGCTGGTTATTGCATTAAAAGGATGTGAACAGAATTTACGCGATCATTTCCTCAACAATATGTCACGCCGAGCCGCTGAAATCATGCGCGATGATCTGGCTTCACGCGGCCCTGTTCACCTGCCGCAAGTGGAAGCAGAACAAAAAGCGATCTTGTTCATCGTTCGTCGCTTGGCAGAAAATGGTGAAATTGTGATGAATGGCGGTGAAGAAACCTATGTCTAA
- the fliF gene encoding flagellar basal-body MS-ring/collar protein FliF produces the protein MNAVNTNGANPLKGLSTIFDKIKSDPKVPLIVAGALAITFFIAALFWLQGPDYRPVYTNLSDKDGGEIVTQLSQMNIPYQLSADGSMVKVPADKVHEVRLKLAQQGLPKGGNAGFELLDQEKFGLSQFSEQINYQRALEGELAKTIESLGVVQRARVHLAIPKPSLFVREQKNPTASVTLNLQNGRKLDDGQIAAIVHMISSSVSGLTSNNVTIVDQLGNLLTQPDGISRDLNLTQLNYVQSIENRYKQRIESIIMPLVGRGNVHAQVTAQINFARTEETAEEYKPNQPPNESAVRSKQTSRSEQNGQLLVGGVPGALSNQPTPAPKAPIDKPNDKDAPRPINNNHNSRVDETTNYEIDRRIRHTQHQIGDLQRLSVAIIVNYADSDKKENDDSLPLTDEKLKQIKTLAQEAMGFSDQRGDSLYVVNAPFQAQDAELKPLEFWQQPIFIANVLEIGRYLLLLLLAWLLWRLVVKPQLQKKRQAEKAAKMASDLKAKKDAEQAARQKIEQDEAARQEQTRQRVNAEMHTQRLREMVQKDPRVVAMVVRDWMSKEL, from the coding sequence ATGAATGCCGTAAATACTAATGGAGCAAATCCGCTCAAAGGATTAAGTACCATTTTCGACAAAATAAAATCTGACCCTAAAGTACCGCTGATCGTTGCTGGTGCTTTGGCAATAACTTTTTTCATCGCTGCTTTGTTTTGGCTACAGGGACCTGACTATCGCCCAGTTTATACCAATCTTAGTGATAAGGATGGCGGCGAAATTGTTACTCAGCTAAGTCAAATGAATATTCCTTATCAACTATCTGCCGACGGCAGTATGGTTAAAGTGCCTGCTGATAAAGTCCATGAGGTTAGACTAAAGTTAGCCCAACAAGGATTGCCAAAAGGCGGCAATGCCGGTTTTGAGTTACTGGATCAAGAAAAATTTGGTTTGAGTCAATTTAGTGAACAGATCAACTATCAACGCGCTTTGGAAGGTGAATTAGCCAAAACCATTGAATCATTGGGAGTTGTGCAACGCGCCCGGGTACATTTAGCGATCCCTAAACCGTCACTGTTTGTACGCGAGCAAAAAAATCCTACCGCATCGGTTACCCTCAACCTACAAAACGGCCGCAAACTGGATGACGGCCAGATTGCCGCTATTGTACATATGATCTCCAGTAGTGTCAGTGGGTTAACGAGCAATAATGTCACTATCGTTGATCAGTTGGGCAATCTATTAACTCAGCCCGATGGCATTAGCCGCGATCTTAACTTGACGCAACTCAACTATGTGCAATCGATAGAGAATCGTTATAAGCAACGTATCGAATCGATTATTATGCCATTAGTTGGTAGAGGTAATGTACACGCACAAGTTACGGCGCAAATTAATTTTGCCCGCACTGAAGAGACAGCGGAAGAGTACAAACCCAATCAGCCGCCCAATGAATCAGCGGTACGTTCAAAACAGACCAGTCGCAGTGAGCAAAACGGTCAATTATTAGTTGGCGGCGTACCTGGTGCCCTATCCAACCAACCCACGCCGGCGCCTAAAGCACCGATTGACAAACCTAATGATAAAGATGCACCGCGACCAATAAATAATAATCATAATAGTCGGGTTGATGAAACGACTAACTATGAGATAGATCGACGCATTCGTCATACCCAACATCAAATTGGCGATTTACAGCGACTTTCAGTGGCCATCATCGTTAATTATGCTGATAGCGACAAAAAAGAAAATGATGACAGCTTACCGCTGACTGATGAAAAACTGAAGCAAATTAAAACGTTAGCACAAGAAGCGATGGGGTTTTCTGACCAGCGTGGGGATAGCCTGTATGTGGTAAACGCGCCATTTCAAGCGCAAGATGCTGAACTTAAACCGCTTGAATTTTGGCAACAGCCGATTTTTATCGCCAACGTGTTAGAGATTGGTCGCTATCTGCTGTTATTACTGTTGGCCTGGTTATTGTGGCGTTTAGTGGTCAAACCCCAATTACAGAAAAAACGTCAAGCAGAGAAAGCCGCTAAAATGGCGTCTGATCTGAAAGCGAAAAAAGATGCGGAGCAGGCTGCCCGACAAAAAATTGAACAAGATGAAGCTGCGCGTCAAGAACAGACCCGTCAACGTGTTAACGCAGAGATGCATACCCAACGCTTACGTGAGATGGTACAGAAAGATCCCCGTGTGGTGGCAATGGTTGTTCGTGATTGGATGAGTAAAGAATTATGA
- the fliE gene encoding flagellar hook-basal body complex protein FliE: protein MSIPAIQSVIAQMTTDMVSQNSIPLTATPQSGFASHLLTAVSKINQTRVSASQKAQALTLEKPGVELNDVMVDLQKASLSLQFGIQVRNKLVGAYQEIMNMPV, encoded by the coding sequence ATGTCAATTCCAGCCATTCAATCTGTTATCGCGCAAATGACAACAGATATGGTTAGCCAAAATAGTATACCGTTAACAGCGACACCGCAATCCGGTTTTGCCAGCCATTTATTAACTGCGGTGAGTAAAATTAATCAGACCAGGGTGAGTGCTAGTCAGAAAGCACAAGCATTAACCTTGGAAAAACCAGGGGTTGAGCTCAATGATGTAATGGTCGATCTGCAAAAGGCCAGTTTATCACTTCAGTTTGGTATTCAAGTGAGAAACAAATTAGTGGGTGCCTATCAGGAAATCATGAATATGCCAGTTTAA
- the fliT gene encoding flagellar protein FliT, producing the protein MYSKQHTFLSAYQHLLTISQQMLSLAQLDQWEQLLVIENVYQQAVDQVTALGSIADLAEPLCHQLTELLQAILTNENAIRQLMESRMNELAQLIKQSAQQQQLQSHYREFE; encoded by the coding sequence ATGTACAGTAAGCAACATACCTTTCTAAGTGCTTATCAACATTTGCTGACCATTAGTCAGCAAATGTTATCGCTGGCACAACTTGACCAATGGGAACAATTATTAGTTATCGAAAATGTTTATCAGCAAGCGGTTGACCAAGTCACTGCTCTAGGTTCAATTGCTGATCTAGCTGAGCCGCTATGCCATCAATTAACTGAGCTATTACAAGCGATATTAACCAATGAAAATGCCATCCGCCAATTAATGGAAAGCCGGATGAATGAACTGGCTCAGTTAATTAAACAGAGCGCTCAACAGCAGCAATTGCAATCCCATTATAGAGAATTTGAATAA
- the fliS gene encoding flagellar export chaperone FliS, translating to MNSATVETMYAQVDIESQILNASPYQLVQILYKEALSALKRAVIFVEQNNIQQKNNAISKAIAIIGEGLNGGIDREKGGEIGENMTLLYDYMIRELLYASLHNDVDRIQHVIKLLTDSAQTWAQLNDPARKSNVQ from the coding sequence ATGAATAGCGCAACTGTCGAAACTATGTATGCTCAGGTGGATATTGAAAGCCAAATTTTAAATGCTTCGCCTTATCAACTGGTGCAAATCTTATATAAAGAGGCGCTTAGCGCCTTAAAGCGGGCGGTCATTTTTGTTGAACAAAATAATATTCAACAAAAAAACAACGCCATCTCCAAAGCGATTGCCATTATTGGTGAAGGATTAAATGGCGGTATTGATCGGGAAAAAGGCGGTGAAATTGGCGAAAATATGACACTGTTATATGACTATATGATCCGCGAGCTACTGTATGCCAGTCTGCATAATGATGTTGACAGAATTCAGCATGTGATTAAATTATTGACTGACTCCGCCCAAACCTGGGCCCAACTTAACGATCCGGCAAGAAAATCAAATGTACAGTAA
- the fliD gene encoding flagellar filament capping protein FliD translates to MSNMTVLGAGSGMPIGEWLDKLESSENQKLNPLKQKQQKYDKQISAYGALRAELDKLQQASETLMKFDKINATAVSKDHKTVAVTTDEKAAAGNYEVVVEQLAQAQALKTNTIDDVKKKLGGNVATGQERVLVIKQNSEKQPLEIKLSDEQTSLLEIRDAINKTDGNVTASLVKIKDDKHQLVLSSKKTGTEAKMAIEVKGDSTLDAIFNSNNMTETVSAQNAQVKINGINIERQTNEIKDAPDGVNFKLTKTSEIDTNRSTANNTVFIAENVTITKDIEPTKKAIKGWVDAFNSLHSFYKTQTKYVPTKPGEAPSANNGILLNDSSAAMIFSQVKDLTLNVQDMPDMNHLNHFGIGFNHEGKITIDDKKLDEALKDSPAKVKQFFMGDGEKSGFATETFHYLKKTLDKLEGPLHLSTESLNQQKKMLATKMESVQTTIAATLKRYQKKFIAMDQAISNMKQSSNSLMALLTK, encoded by the coding sequence ATGTCAAATATGACAGTATTAGGTGCAGGATCCGGTATGCCAATTGGCGAATGGCTGGATAAATTAGAAAGCTCAGAGAATCAAAAACTGAATCCTTTAAAGCAAAAACAGCAGAAATACGATAAACAGATCAGCGCCTATGGTGCATTGCGGGCTGAACTGGATAAATTACAGCAGGCTTCGGAAACCTTGATGAAGTTTGACAAAATCAATGCCACCGCTGTCAGTAAAGATCATAAAACCGTCGCGGTGACCACTGATGAGAAGGCGGCTGCCGGTAATTATGAGGTGGTTGTTGAACAATTAGCCCAGGCACAAGCTTTAAAGACTAACACTATCGATGATGTGAAGAAAAAACTAGGCGGAAATGTTGCTACAGGTCAAGAGCGGGTATTAGTTATTAAGCAAAACAGTGAAAAACAACCACTGGAAATTAAACTAAGCGATGAACAAACATCGCTGCTGGAAATCCGGGATGCGATCAATAAAACTGATGGCAATGTCACTGCCAGCCTGGTAAAAATCAAAGATGATAAACATCAATTAGTCCTGAGCTCAAAGAAAACCGGCACTGAAGCAAAAATGGCTATTGAGGTGAAAGGCGATAGCACACTGGATGCTATTTTTAACAGCAATAATATGACTGAAACCGTTAGCGCACAAAATGCCCAGGTAAAAATTAATGGTATTAACATTGAACGCCAAACCAATGAGATTAAAGATGCACCAGATGGCGTGAACTTTAAACTGACTAAAACGTCAGAAATAGATACCAATCGTTCTACTGCTAATAACACCGTTTTTATTGCTGAAAACGTCACTATTACTAAAGATATTGAGCCGACTAAAAAAGCGATTAAAGGCTGGGTTGATGCCTTTAATAGTTTGCATAGCTTTTATAAAACCCAAACCAAATATGTACCAACTAAACCAGGTGAAGCACCTTCGGCTAACAATGGTATTTTATTAAACGATAGCTCAGCAGCGATGATCTTTTCCCAAGTGAAAGATTTGACGCTAAATGTGCAAGATATGCCCGATATGAATCACTTGAACCATTTTGGCATTGGCTTTAATCATGAAGGCAAAATAACGATTGATGATAAAAAATTGGATGAAGCGCTAAAAGATAGCCCAGCCAAAGTTAAACAGTTCTTTATGGGTGATGGTGAAAAAAGCGGTTTTGCTACCGAAACTTTTCATTATTTAAAAAAGACCCTGGATAAACTTGAAGGACCACTACATTTAAGCACCGAATCCCTCAATCAACAGAAAAAAATGTTAGCGACAAAAATGGAGAGTGTTCAAACCACGATTGCCGCCACACTGAAACGTTATCAGAAAAAATTCATCGCGATGGATCAAGCTATTAGCAATATGAAACAGAGCAGTAACTCCTTAATGGCCCTATTAACAAAATAA
- a CDS encoding FliC/FljB family flagellin has product MALVINTNMSALNAQKALNKTQDTLGTTIQRLSTGLRINSAKDDAAGMSIANGMTSNIMGMTQAARNANDGISLAQTTEGALAQVNDNLQAIRRLAVQASNGTNSASDIATLQNEVKQRLDEINRISEQTDFNGTKVLSANAMKTIQIGANYGETIEIGLEKITSGELKIEEVNLNIFAKSYADYATSATAAVDIGKDANLSFPASATKDLTNGNIKIGGTALTNDQKLHQKIDAATGKAVDGQYVLVDTANNTTKVHEVTLTTKAVGTNGEDKAVDVTLGKEITDEAVAGTVDTKVARAGMLSDDKVLSSLDDALTSVSALRSSLGAMQNRFEAAVENLNNTINNLSSARSRIQDADFADEVSRLSNGQILQQAGTTVLAMANQSTQSVLSLLR; this is encoded by the coding sequence ATGGCTTTGGTTATTAATACAAATATGTCTGCGCTAAATGCACAGAAAGCACTGAATAAAACTCAAGATACCTTAGGGACTACTATTCAACGTCTATCGACTGGCCTACGCATTAATAGCGCCAAAGATGACGCGGCGGGTATGTCAATTGCTAATGGTATGACCTCTAACATTATGGGTATGACACAAGCTGCGCGTAACGCCAATGATGGTATCTCATTAGCGCAAACCACTGAAGGGGCGTTAGCGCAAGTTAATGATAACCTGCAAGCGATTCGTCGTTTAGCCGTCCAGGCTAGTAACGGCACTAACTCTGCCAGCGATATTGCCACATTACAAAATGAAGTCAAACAGCGTTTAGACGAAATCAACCGTATCTCTGAGCAAACTGATTTCAACGGCACGAAAGTGTTAAGCGCTAATGCAATGAAGACTATCCAAATCGGTGCTAACTACGGTGAAACGATTGAAATTGGATTAGAGAAAATCACTTCTGGTGAGTTAAAAATTGAAGAAGTGAATTTAAATATTTTTGCTAAGTCTTATGCTGATTATGCTACCTCAGCAACTGCAGCGGTAGATATTGGTAAGGATGCAAACCTTTCATTCCCAGCGTCAGCAACTAAAGATTTGACTAATGGTAATATTAAAATTGGTGGTACTGCACTAACTAATGATCAGAAATTACATCAAAAAATTGATGCAGCTACCGGTAAAGCAGTCGATGGCCAATATGTGTTAGTGGATACAGCAAATAATACAACTAAAGTTCATGAAGTAACGTTAACAACTAAAGCGGTTGGTACTAATGGAGAAGATAAAGCGGTAGATGTAACTTTAGGTAAAGAGATCACTGATGAAGCGGTTGCCGGTACTGTTGATACTAAAGTGGCTCGTGCTGGTATGTTAAGCGACGATAAAGTCCTTAGCAGCTTGGATGATGCTTTAACTAGCGTTTCTGCCCTACGTAGTTCATTAGGTGCGATGCAAAACCGCTTTGAAGCAGCGGTAGAGAACCTGAATAACACTATCAACAATCTATCTTCTGCCCGCAGCCGTATTCAGGATGCTGACTTTGCTGACGAAGTTTCTCGTTTAAGTAACGGTCAGATCCTGCAACAAGCGGGCACTACCGTATTGGCGATGGCTAACCAGTCGACTCAGTCAGTACTCTCTTTATTGCGTTAA